A single genomic interval of Flavobacteriales bacterium harbors:
- a CDS encoding T9SS type A sorting domain-containing protein yields MTSAGSTGWVWAMVAFFGGAGLSAQHDPGDGPGRTVFAAPFVEAEALALDEAGRALGLPPAYGMVLPVQAADDATSSPRGVRRIQVCSEGALAVEPFLVDVRLGREERLVLRDANTLEPIVSITREEVPASGRVALPRAFGPCCIIEVVGGRHAAVEGTFTVAEVGHTFREESWHKADPCEVDVNCPEGQPYADQRDAVVRVGVRANGALIWCSGTLMNNTAQDCRPFILTALHCGLNSTASDLQDYKFYFGYQRTGCGSGPADQTKYITGCHRRADSNDGGLNGSDFLLLEAYTSVPSSFDPYWAGWDASSAPSNSGVTIHHPTGSEKKVSTYAMNLLTSQWIAGGPYSHWFVKWTATANGHGVTEPGSSGAPLLDANGRVIGTLSGGTSCCVMDGCGLPGSGPDQPDYYGKMSFHWTQNPNTATQKLKAWLDPIDLGVLALDGSRSPCAIGLEERPLPGLRVHPVPARDRLVVAWDGPEAAVDLVIWSVAGQPVRRMQGRNGTPLEVGDLPAGSYVITVTDASGRRAAHPVILLGAP; encoded by the coding sequence ATGACAAGCGCTGGCAGCACAGGCTGGGTATGGGCCATGGTCGCGTTCTTCGGCGGTGCCGGGCTGTCGGCGCAGCATGACCCGGGTGACGGACCGGGCCGCACGGTGTTCGCAGCGCCGTTCGTGGAGGCGGAGGCCCTGGCCCTGGATGAAGCGGGTCGTGCCCTTGGCCTGCCACCGGCCTACGGCATGGTGCTTCCCGTGCAGGCCGCGGATGACGCCACCTCATCCCCAAGAGGCGTGAGGCGCATCCAGGTCTGTTCGGAGGGTGCCCTGGCTGTGGAACCGTTCCTGGTGGACGTGCGGCTCGGGCGGGAGGAGCGGCTCGTCCTGCGCGACGCGAACACCTTGGAACCGATCGTCAGCATCACACGGGAGGAGGTGCCGGCCAGTGGCCGTGTGGCGCTGCCCCGTGCCTTCGGCCCCTGTTGCATCATCGAAGTGGTGGGTGGGCGGCATGCGGCCGTGGAAGGCACGTTCACGGTGGCGGAAGTGGGGCACACCTTTCGGGAAGAGTCCTGGCACAAGGCCGATCCGTGCGAGGTGGATGTGAACTGCCCCGAGGGGCAGCCCTACGCCGATCAGCGCGATGCGGTGGTCCGGGTGGGCGTGAGGGCCAACGGGGCGCTCATCTGGTGCTCGGGCACCCTCATGAACAACACCGCGCAGGACTGCCGCCCCTTCATCCTCACCGCCCTGCATTGCGGTCTGAACTCCACCGCGTCCGATCTGCAGGACTACAAGTTCTACTTCGGGTATCAGCGCACGGGCTGTGGCAGCGGACCGGCCGACCAGACGAAGTACATCACCGGATGCCACCGACGCGCGGACAGCAACGATGGCGGGTTGAACGGGTCGGACTTCCTGCTCCTGGAAGCGTACACCAGCGTCCCGTCGAGCTTCGATCCCTATTGGGCGGGTTGGGATGCTTCGAGTGCACCGAGCAACAGCGGGGTCACCATCCACCATCCCACGGGCAGTGAGAAGAAGGTGAGCACCTACGCGATGAACCTGCTCACTTCGCAGTGGATCGCCGGCGGACCTTACAGCCACTGGTTCGTGAAATGGACGGCCACGGCCAACGGGCATGGGGTCACCGAGCCCGGGTCGTCCGGGGCCCCGCTGCTCGATGCGAACGGTCGGGTGATCGGCACCCTGAGCGGAGGGACCAGCTGCTGTGTGATGGATGGCTGCGGACTGCCCGGTTCGGGCCCGGACCAGCCGGACTACTACGGGAAGATGAGCTTTCACTGGACCCAGAACCCCAACACGGCCACGCAGAAGTTGAAGGCCTGGCTCGATCCGATCGACCTGGGTGTGCTTGCCCTGGACGGGTCAAGGTCGCCTTGCGCGATCGGCCTGGAGGAACGCCCGCTGCCGGGGCTGCGCGTTCATCCTGTGCCGGCGCGGGATCGGTTGGTGGTGGCGTGGGACGGGCCTGAGGCGGCGGTCGATCTGGTGATCTGGTCGGTGGCCGGTCAGCCGGTGCGCCGCATGCAGGGCCGCAATGGGACCCCGCTGGAGGTGGGGGACCTGCCCGCCGGCAGCTATGTCATCACCGTGACCGACGCTTCCGGCCGGCGTGCCGCACACCCGGTGATCTTGCTCGGGGCACCATGA
- a CDS encoding gliding motility-associated C-terminal domain-containing protein, whose protein sequence is MHRKLLALAALATLSWHDAKATHVSGGEIIYECLGNGEYAFTMIIYRDCAGTTLSQSYDITLQSPCGNQQVTVTQQSFSEVSQLCPNELQNSTCNNGTLPGLEEYIYTGIATVPPCDFWTASWSLCCRNDAIENLQQPGTVEGYIETTFNNADYPCEDSPVFTSAPIPYVCLNQPVLYSYGVYDPDGDSLSYALHPALDAGGTLIGYVFPYTANEPITGMTLDPVTGLLTFTPNAIGNFVVVVEVTQYDEDGNVIGTVMRDMQFVVIPCTNQAPDPAYCISNFSGTAVQVSCTEIELCESDNFCFDVVIGDPDLGDTLVVESNVQQNLPGSTISWTGTNPVTITVCWTAQPGNNGFYPFTITVEDQNCPISAFQTYVFNTNVLQRTSVGPDQTICGPQVANIEAEGGANFVWSILPGGDPITPQNFICLDPPFCSQVIADPNSTTTYVVVSDLAGSCINSDTITVAVVSDFSFSLTQSDDTLCLGETAQINVITNPALPGYTFEWTPSLGLSADDIANPIAGYSQPGTYDYAVEVTSPDGCTKRDSSLTLVVLPGFVPDFTVSVADDSFCEGQGTTFTVEIDNSPPIYCGQNFAGCTSGIVADFELGTDVIQGTTTSYPAPFGNWYNSAKHQVLIRAGELQALGFTGGTINELSMNIAAVNGLSLYPGWQIHMGCTTLDSLNIDQGFVTGLFPVFGPTDVPITLGWNNFVLNPGFNWDGVSNVIVEFCFSNYPNGFTQNSPTFATNTGYTSVIYHFTDGANLCDTIPPAFFNQGESADRPNMRFRVCAGVNEDLLTYSWSPTVGLSDPNSGVTNVVPVTSPASYTVTVGDPGLGCFGTATVTTTWDPPADVSFNPLPNEGVAPLDVFFDNTSSGNVVSFNWNFGDTTGTSTEFEPTYTFNEPGVYIITLNGVSDQGCTGFYQDTVIVLPDPIVIIPNVFSPNGDGNNDAFEYADLRGWKSVEMTIYDRWGTKVYAVPQTTTNKVIWKPSSNISEGTYYWVFVGVGNDGSEVKEQGHVTLLR, encoded by the coding sequence ATGCACCGTAAACTGCTGGCACTGGCTGCCTTGGCCACCCTCTCCTGGCATGATGCGAAAGCCACCCACGTGTCGGGTGGTGAGATCATCTATGAATGTCTTGGGAACGGGGAGTATGCGTTCACCATGATCATCTACCGGGACTGCGCAGGGACCACCCTGAGCCAGTCGTATGACATCACGCTGCAGAGCCCGTGCGGCAACCAGCAGGTGACGGTCACCCAGCAGAGCTTCTCCGAGGTGAGCCAGTTGTGTCCGAACGAGCTCCAGAACAGTACATGCAACAATGGGACCCTCCCGGGTTTGGAGGAGTATATCTACACGGGCATCGCCACGGTGCCTCCCTGTGATTTCTGGACGGCGTCGTGGTCCTTGTGCTGCCGCAACGATGCCATCGAGAACCTGCAGCAACCAGGCACTGTGGAGGGCTACATCGAGACCACCTTCAATAATGCGGACTATCCATGCGAGGACTCCCCGGTGTTCACGAGCGCGCCGATCCCGTACGTATGCCTCAACCAGCCGGTGCTCTACAGCTACGGGGTGTACGATCCGGACGGCGACAGCCTGAGCTATGCCCTGCATCCCGCGCTTGACGCGGGTGGAACGCTCATCGGCTACGTGTTCCCATACACCGCCAATGAGCCGATCACGGGTATGACCCTCGATCCGGTGACCGGCCTGCTCACCTTCACCCCGAACGCCATCGGCAACTTCGTGGTGGTGGTGGAGGTGACGCAGTACGATGAGGACGGCAACGTGATCGGCACGGTGATGCGCGACATGCAGTTCGTGGTGATCCCCTGCACCAACCAGGCGCCGGATCCGGCCTACTGCATCTCGAACTTCTCCGGTACGGCGGTGCAGGTGAGCTGCACGGAGATCGAGTTGTGCGAGTCCGACAATTTCTGCTTCGACGTCGTGATCGGCGACCCCGACCTGGGGGACACCCTGGTGGTGGAGAGCAACGTGCAACAGAACCTCCCGGGTTCCACCATTTCCTGGACGGGCACCAACCCGGTGACGATCACCGTGTGCTGGACGGCCCAACCGGGTAACAACGGGTTCTATCCGTTCACCATCACCGTGGAGGACCAGAACTGCCCGATCAGTGCGTTCCAGACCTATGTGTTCAACACGAACGTGCTCCAGCGTACCTCGGTCGGCCCCGACCAGACCATCTGCGGGCCGCAGGTCGCGAACATCGAGGCGGAAGGGGGCGCCAACTTCGTGTGGTCCATCCTGCCGGGTGGCGACCCCATCACCCCGCAGAACTTCATCTGCCTCGACCCGCCCTTCTGCTCACAGGTGATCGCCGATCCCAACAGCACCACCACGTATGTGGTCGTGAGCGACCTGGCGGGCTCCTGCATCAACTCCGACACGATCACGGTGGCCGTGGTGAGCGACTTCTCCTTCTCCCTCACCCAGAGCGACGACACGCTTTGCCTGGGCGAGACCGCACAGATCAACGTCATCACCAATCCGGCGCTGCCGGGCTACACCTTTGAGTGGACGCCGTCGCTCGGTCTTTCCGCGGACGACATCGCGAACCCGATCGCCGGGTACAGCCAGCCGGGCACGTATGACTACGCAGTGGAGGTCACCAGCCCGGACGGATGCACCAAGCGGGATTCGAGCCTGACGCTCGTCGTCCTGCCGGGATTCGTGCCTGACTTCACCGTCTCGGTGGCTGACGATTCCTTCTGCGAGGGCCAGGGCACCACGTTCACCGTGGAGATCGACAACTCCCCCCCGATCTACTGCGGACAGAACTTCGCGGGCTGCACCTCGGGCATCGTGGCCGATTTCGAGCTGGGCACGGATGTGATCCAGGGAACGACCACCTCGTACCCCGCGCCGTTCGGCAACTGGTACAACAGCGCCAAGCACCAGGTCCTCATCCGCGCCGGCGAGCTCCAGGCCCTGGGCTTCACGGGCGGGACGATCAACGAACTGTCCATGAACATAGCGGCGGTCAACGGCCTGTCCCTGTACCCGGGCTGGCAGATCCACATGGGCTGCACCACGCTCGATTCGCTGAACATCGACCAGGGCTTTGTCACCGGCCTGTTCCCGGTCTTCGGGCCCACCGACGTGCCCATCACCCTGGGTTGGAACAACTTCGTGCTGAACCCGGGCTTCAACTGGGACGGTGTCTCCAACGTGATCGTCGAGTTCTGCTTCAGCAACTACCCGAACGGGTTCACCCAGAACTCGCCCACCTTCGCCACCAACACGGGCTACACCTCGGTGATCTACCACTTCACCGATGGCGCCAACCTGTGCGACACCATCCCGCCGGCCTTCTTCAACCAGGGTGAGAGCGCCGACCGTCCGAACATGCGCTTCCGGGTGTGTGCGGGTGTCAACGAGGATCTGCTCACCTACAGCTGGTCGCCCACGGTGGGTCTGTCGGACCCGAACAGCGGGGTGACCAACGTGGTGCCGGTGACCTCTCCGGCCAGCTATACGGTGACGGTGGGTGATCCCGGCCTGGGCTGCTTCGGCACCGCCACGGTGACGACCACCTGGGATCCCCCGGCGGACGTGAGCTTCAACCCGTTGCCCAACGAGGGTGTCGCACCGCTGGACGTCTTCTTCGACAACACCTCTTCCGGAAACGTGGTCTCCTTCAACTGGAACTTCGGCGACACCACCGGGACCTCCACGGAGTTCGAGCCGACCTACACCTTCAACGAACCGGGCGTCTATATCATCACGTTGAACGGCGTGAGCGACCAGGGCTGCACCGGCTTCTACCAGGATACGGTGATCGTGCTGCCGGATCCCATCGTCATCATCCCGAACGTCTTCAGCCCGAACGGGGATGGCAACAACGACGCCTTCGAATACGCCGACCTGCGCGGGTGGAAGAGCGTGGAGATGACCATTTACGACCGCTGGGGCACCAAGGTGTATGCCGTGCCGCAGACCACGACCAACAAGGTGATCTGGAAGCCAAGCTCCAACATCTCGGAGGGTACGTACTACTGGGTCTTCGTGGGGGTCGGGAACGATGGTTCCGAAGTGAAGGAACAGGGTCACGTCACCTTGTTGAGGTGA